A single window of Syntrophotalea acetylenica DNA harbors:
- a CDS encoding iron-sulfur cluster assembly scaffold protein translates to MYSKLVMEHFNQPRNVGYLDNPSVAIQYGDPACGDCLLVFLKIEQGIITDMKYKVMGCAAAIATASITSEMSIGLTVEQALELTEKDVVIALGGLPPQKVHCSNLAVGALKAALRVYLAGDREPEAVINAGHDAKGPSNQGD, encoded by the coding sequence ATGTACAGCAAACTCGTCATGGAACACTTCAATCAACCACGCAACGTCGGTTATCTGGATAATCCCAGTGTTGCCATCCAGTATGGCGACCCGGCCTGCGGAGACTGTCTTCTGGTGTTCCTGAAAATCGAACAGGGGATCATCACCGACATGAAATATAAGGTGATGGGCTGCGCCGCGGCGATTGCTACCGCCTCCATCACCAGTGAAATGAGCATCGGCCTCACCGTGGAACAAGCCCTGGAACTGACCGAAAAAGATGTCGTCATTGCCCTGGGTGGGCTTCCTCCACAAAAAGTGCACTGCTCCAACCTGGCGGTAGGCGCCCTCAAGGCGGCCCTGAGGGTCTACCTCGCCGGCGACAGGGAACCCGAGGCCGTCATCAACGCCGGGCACGACGCAAAGGGTCCCTCAAACCAGGGAGACTGA
- a CDS encoding DoxX family protein, protein MYLSLCRTDNNTASLVLRIVLGCVFFPHGAQKALGWFGGHGMDATIGFLTATFGIPVLLAYLVIAAEFLGAMALLIGFLTRFAAFGLFAVMTGALWLVHWQNGFFMNWSGNQPGEGIEYHLLVMGMTLALMIRGGGRASIDQLLSR, encoded by the coding sequence ATGTATCTTTCCCTGTGCAGAACCGATAACAACACGGCCAGCCTGGTATTGCGAATCGTTCTGGGATGCGTCTTTTTTCCTCACGGCGCCCAGAAAGCCCTGGGTTGGTTCGGTGGTCATGGCATGGATGCAACGATAGGTTTCTTGACAGCCACCTTCGGCATTCCCGTGCTGCTGGCGTACCTGGTGATTGCCGCCGAATTTCTTGGCGCCATGGCATTGTTGATCGGTTTTTTGACCCGCTTCGCGGCCTTCGGCCTGTTTGCTGTCATGACCGGCGCCCTCTGGCTGGTTCACTGGCAGAACGGGTTTTTCATGAACTGGAGCGGTAACCAGCCAGGGGAAGGGATTGAATACCATCTGCTGGTCATGGGCATGACCCTGGCCTTGATGATCCGCGGCGGCGGCCGGGCCTCCATTGACCAATTATTGAGCCGCTGA
- a CDS encoding DEAD/DEAH box helicase, with the protein MLKTFTSDVVETMRQAISEAGGREVFFRGVTDAELRIEKVRVLARGNADAVPAVIQDCDYGEVVIHNHPSGNLEPSLADLEIASRLGALGVGFLVVDNPVEHVYKVVEPFAPRQLKHLAPESIAALLGPGGVVAATLSGYEERPEQLRMAFAVAEAFNRDQLAVIEAGTGTGKSLAYLVPAILWALDNEERVVVSTNTINLQEQLIRKDLPFLQRATGLKFRAVLVKGRNNYLCRRRAETARLEPGLFDSESNAEFAAILEWAAATHEGSREELSFQPRAEVWEEVRCEADQCARVRCHQYGNCFFHRARRQAAGADLLVVNHALLLSDLALRQQTDNYSAAAVLPPFDRIVIDEAHHLEDVATHYFACQVTRFGFARVLGKLRHFRKPDKGLLPRFMHQLARELPDTEDAVYRRFYEMVETLSGDCHALYERALQVLEGVGLDLVATFGGGIGHEELRQRVVPELRTGEFWPSAVDRLRELAAATGDLARKLDGLLKDSETLPEAVADKLISPLTDLGGVADRLHAMAADLRFFIACDDHTCAWFEVAEGRIGRGRGLITRLCAAPLEVAGQLKTGLYDRFRSVVLTSATLAVGHTFDYLENRIGLDRVAAGRVRELLLHSPSILRARLWSWCRTTFRSRAAPVIRAWYAT; encoded by the coding sequence ATGCTGAAGACCTTTACATCCGATGTTGTTGAAACCATGCGCCAGGCCATCTCCGAAGCCGGTGGGCGGGAAGTCTTTTTTCGTGGGGTCACCGATGCGGAACTGCGGATTGAAAAGGTTCGGGTGCTTGCGCGGGGCAACGCCGATGCCGTGCCTGCCGTTATTCAGGACTGCGATTATGGTGAAGTCGTTATCCACAACCATCCCTCCGGAAATCTGGAACCATCCCTGGCCGATCTGGAAATCGCTTCGCGACTGGGGGCGCTCGGAGTTGGTTTCCTGGTTGTGGATAACCCTGTGGAACATGTGTATAAGGTGGTGGAACCCTTTGCGCCGCGTCAGCTCAAGCACCTGGCGCCGGAAAGTATTGCCGCGCTGCTTGGTCCAGGCGGGGTGGTGGCCGCAACCCTGTCCGGTTACGAGGAGCGGCCGGAACAGCTGCGCATGGCCTTTGCCGTCGCCGAGGCGTTCAATCGTGATCAGTTGGCGGTTATCGAGGCCGGCACCGGCACCGGCAAAAGTCTGGCCTACCTTGTGCCAGCCATACTCTGGGCGCTGGACAATGAAGAACGGGTGGTGGTGTCGACCAACACCATCAATCTTCAGGAGCAGCTGATCCGCAAGGACCTGCCCTTTCTGCAGCGGGCTACCGGGCTGAAGTTTCGTGCCGTGCTGGTCAAGGGCCGGAACAACTACCTGTGCCGCCGACGGGCTGAAACCGCGCGGCTGGAACCGGGGCTGTTCGACAGCGAATCGAATGCGGAATTTGCCGCGATTCTCGAATGGGCGGCTGCCACCCATGAAGGATCCCGTGAGGAACTGTCCTTTCAGCCGCGCGCCGAGGTGTGGGAAGAAGTGCGTTGCGAGGCCGACCAGTGCGCGCGGGTGCGCTGCCATCAATACGGAAACTGCTTTTTCCATCGGGCCCGTCGCCAGGCTGCCGGGGCCGATCTTCTGGTGGTCAATCACGCCCTGCTGCTGTCCGATCTGGCCCTGCGCCAGCAGACTGACAATTACAGCGCCGCTGCCGTGTTGCCGCCATTTGATCGCATCGTTATCGATGAGGCGCACCATCTCGAAGATGTGGCGACCCACTATTTCGCCTGTCAGGTAACCCGTTTCGGTTTTGCGCGGGTTCTGGGAAAATTACGGCACTTTCGAAAACCGGACAAGGGTTTGCTGCCACGGTTCATGCATCAGCTGGCCCGGGAGCTTCCGGATACCGAGGATGCGGTTTATCGGCGTTTTTACGAAATGGTGGAGACTCTTTCCGGAGACTGCCATGCTCTATACGAACGTGCGCTCCAGGTTCTCGAAGGGGTTGGGCTCGATCTGGTCGCGACCTTTGGCGGCGGAATTGGCCACGAAGAACTGCGCCAGCGCGTGGTGCCGGAACTCAGGACCGGCGAATTCTGGCCTTCGGCGGTTGATCGCCTGCGGGAGCTGGCCGCCGCCACCGGAGACCTGGCCCGGAAGCTTGACGGTCTGTTGAAAGACAGCGAGACCCTGCCCGAGGCAGTGGCGGACAAGCTGATTTCGCCTCTGACCGACCTGGGCGGCGTTGCCGACCGTTTGCATGCCATGGCCGCCGACCTGCGATTTTTCATCGCCTGCGACGACCACACCTGTGCCTGGTTCGAGGTGGCCGAGGGTCGCATCGGCCGCGGTCGCGGCCTCATCACCCGCTTATGCGCCGCCCCGCTTGAGGTTGCCGGGCAGCTCAAGACTGGCCTTTATGACCGGTTTCGCAGCGTGGTGCTGACCAGTGCCACCCTGGCAGTCGGACATACTTTCGACTATCTTGAAAACCGCATCGGGCTCGACCGTGTGGCGGCGGGCCGGGTGCGGGAATTGCTGCTTCATTCCCCTTCGATTTTGCGCGCCAGGCTCTGGTCGTGGTGCCGGACGACGTTCCGGAGCCGGGCCGCACCGGTTATCCGGGCATGGTACGCGACTTGA
- a CDS encoding archease, which produces MLGIERLLPEGIRGESMNFQQKARHIPCANCGQHTKKGGRAAFRLLEHTADMGIEAVAPTCDELFVQAAKALLSILAGQGRAFGDVQERTIEVTAGDMEELLVVWLNELLFMIQARGLWPLDMAVVRIHAGALEMRLRVVPLAANPEREIKAVTYHHLLVTHRHGQWRARVYLDL; this is translated from the coding sequence ATGCTTGGCATCGAGCGGTTGTTGCCAGAGGGTATCAGGGGTGAGTCCATGAATTTTCAACAAAAGGCGCGACACATTCCGTGTGCAAATTGCGGACAGCACACCAAGAAAGGCGGCAGGGCCGCCTTTCGGCTTTTGGAGCACACGGCCGACATGGGGATCGAAGCGGTTGCTCCCACCTGCGACGAACTCTTTGTGCAGGCCGCAAAGGCCTTGCTCTCCATTCTGGCAGGCCAGGGGCGGGCTTTTGGAGACGTTCAGGAACGGACCATTGAAGTGACAGCCGGCGACATGGAGGAACTTCTTGTCGTTTGGCTGAATGAGTTGCTGTTCATGATACAGGCAAGAGGCCTGTGGCCGCTGGATATGGCTGTGGTCCGTATTCATGCAGGGGCTTTGGAGATGCGCCTCAGGGTTGTTCCCCTGGCCGCCAATCCGGAACGGGAGATCAAAGCGGTCACTTATCACCACCTGCTGGTGACACATCGCCACGGCCAGTGGCGGGCGCGTGTCTATCTCGATTTATAA
- a CDS encoding RtcB family protein — MTVKVQQLDACRWRLPREGAMRTDGLVFANRAMMAALQKEQALEQVRNVATLPGIVGPSLAMPDIHWGYGFPIGGVAAFDADEGIVSPGGVGYDINCGVRLLRSNLQAQELRSCLQQLADALFRNVPSGVGSHRRDLRLTLAQERKVLQQGARWAVAQGMGNELDLQHIEDGGCLAGADPDLLSERALERGRDQLGTLGSGNHFLEIQMVDEIREPRLADVLGLFPGQVTVTIHTGSRGLGYQVCDDYLRIMLRAAARYGISLPDRQLCCAPLNSPEGRQYLAAMACAANFAFANRQLITAWVRESFEQVLHQSAAAMGLSVIYDVCHNIAKYEQHIVAGVPRRLCVHRKGATRAFPPGHPDVPACYRAIGQPVLIPGDMGRYSYVLVGTAAGFEETFGSTCHGAGRLLSRHAAKKLASGRRIEEELAARGIVLRAAGRGTVAEEISEAYKDVTEVVEVVQQAGIGRIVARLRPLAVIKG, encoded by the coding sequence ATGACAGTCAAGGTGCAACAGCTCGATGCTTGTCGCTGGCGCCTACCGAGGGAAGGTGCCATGCGCACTGATGGCCTGGTTTTCGCCAACCGTGCCATGATGGCCGCCCTGCAAAAAGAGCAGGCTCTGGAGCAGGTGCGCAATGTGGCGACCTTGCCCGGTATTGTGGGGCCATCACTGGCCATGCCCGACATTCACTGGGGATACGGCTTTCCCATTGGTGGCGTGGCGGCCTTCGATGCCGATGAAGGCATCGTTTCGCCCGGCGGGGTCGGTTACGACATCAACTGCGGGGTACGTTTGCTGCGGTCAAATCTCCAGGCGCAGGAATTGCGTTCCTGTCTGCAGCAACTGGCCGATGCGCTGTTTCGCAATGTGCCCTCCGGGGTCGGCTCGCATCGGCGGGATCTCAGGTTGACCTTGGCGCAAGAGCGCAAGGTGCTGCAGCAGGGGGCGCGCTGGGCGGTAGCCCAAGGCATGGGCAACGAACTGGATCTGCAGCACATCGAGGACGGCGGATGTCTTGCCGGAGCCGATCCTGACCTGCTTTCGGAGCGGGCTCTGGAGCGGGGCCGCGACCAGCTCGGGACGCTTGGCAGCGGCAACCATTTTCTGGAAATCCAGATGGTGGACGAGATTCGCGAACCACGTCTGGCCGATGTACTCGGCCTGTTCCCAGGGCAGGTGACGGTCACTATCCACACCGGCAGTCGCGGACTCGGTTATCAGGTCTGCGACGATTATTTGCGCATTATGCTGCGGGCCGCAGCCAGATACGGCATTTCCCTGCCAGATCGGCAGCTGTGCTGCGCGCCGCTGAACAGTCCGGAGGGCCGCCAGTATCTCGCCGCCATGGCCTGCGCGGCGAATTTTGCGTTTGCCAACCGGCAACTGATAACCGCCTGGGTGCGCGAATCCTTCGAGCAGGTACTGCATCAAAGTGCAGCCGCCATGGGTCTGTCGGTGATTTATGATGTTTGCCACAATATCGCCAAATACGAGCAACATATCGTTGCCGGTGTCCCGCGCCGACTGTGCGTGCACCGCAAAGGTGCTACGCGGGCCTTTCCGCCGGGGCATCCCGACGTTCCGGCATGTTATCGCGCCATCGGCCAGCCGGTTCTGATCCCCGGTGACATGGGGCGCTATTCCTATGTGCTGGTCGGCACCGCTGCCGGTTTTGAAGAGACATTCGGCTCCACTTGCCACGGTGCCGGAAGGTTACTGTCGCGGCATGCCGCAAAAAAATTGGCATCGGGGCGTCGCATCGAGGAGGAGCTTGCCGCCCGTGGCATTGTTTTGCGGGCTGCCGGGCGCGGTACCGTGGCCGAGGAGATATCCGAAGCCTATAAGGATGTCACGGAGGTGGTGGAGGTGGTGCAGCAGGCCGGCATCGGCCGCATTGTTGCCAGACTGCGGCCGCTCGCGGTTATCAAGGGGTAG